The Deltaproteobacteria bacterium sequence TATTGGAGGTGTATCCTTGCAAGGGTCTGGATCGGCACCAGGGATTCTTTTTTGAAAAATATGCCAATCGTATTGGTTTCAGTATGCATATGCGTTTTCTTCTCCGGAAGAATGTTGAACACGTGAGGTTCATAAAAGGCCTTGTTGCTGATATTGAACACAATGTGATCGTCCCCAATATGGTCTACAAGCTCTTCCTGAGGCGTTTAAGGGGCAAGATCTTGAAAAATAGAGAGATTGAAGAGCTTCTCAGAAAGCTCTCATCTATGCCTGAATCACAGGTCAAGCGAGCAGAGGTAGAACCGCTTTTGGCGGAGTTAACAGAAGTAAACAACGGCCTCACAGAAGAGTTCGGCAATATTGAAAAGCACTATGAAAGTACAAGCCTTTTTCTTGAAACTTTGTTGCGCAAGAGCCATTTCGACGAAGGCCGCCTCACGCTGCACACCAAGGCCTGCAACATGAAAAAGACGGTCATAGCGCCGCAGTTGGAGCGATTGTTCAGCCGGTTTGCCGAAAAGGGAATAGCAATATACGATGAATACAGCGGGACACCTGACGAGGAGGCTCTATCAGTTGTTGATGTTGGGTTGATGGCCCAAGTCTACGGGAACCTCTTCTCCAATGCACTTAAATATACGCAAGAGGTAATTGCTGACAAGGGCGAGGCAAAAAAATACATAGCTTACGGAAGAAAGGCGCTTCGGGACTATTTCGGACCGGGCAAGGACGGGGTTAGGTATAACGTGTTCAGCACGGGGCCACATATCCTTTTGGAGGAACGCGAGAAGATTTTCGATGAGGGGTATCGGGGGGTTGGCAGTTCAAAGAGACCCGGAACCGGACACGGACTCACGTTCATGAAAAATGCAGTCGAGATACACGGTGGCGTCGCAGGCTACGAGGCGATACAGTACGGGAACGACTTTTACTTTGTGCTTCCGGAGTGATCTTTAGTCCTTTAGTACAGAGATAGTCAATGAGTGGTTGAGTTGAAATATTTTTGCCTTAATTTCAATGAGTTACAAATACCAAAGCGGCGAAGGTCCAATTCTTTTGCTAACAACAACTATGCCTCTGAATTTAACCACTTAACTACTCAAGCACTCAACCACAATTCCGGTCTAAATTCCCCAATTTGCAATCCTTCAATTCCGGTTTATCCGGGCCTAGTTCTCGCGGGAGCATTGCCATGAGTGAATTTCATCAGGAAGGTTCTATTACCACCATTCACGGGTTTTACGATCTTTTTGACCCTGAACAGCAACTGGCCCGACTGGAAAGGAAATTAGAGAGATTTTCCAGACACATGTGCATCAGCCTTCTTCTGCCCTCCCTTTTCGATGAAATACATATGCCCAAGGTCCTGGATAACATCATCGATCAGATCAACCAGGTGAATTACTTGTGTTCCGTGGTGGTGGCGCTGGGGGGGGCCAAAGAAAAAGCCGAGTTCAGACAAGCCAAAGAGTACTTCTACAGACTCAAAAAGGACGATCGCGAGGTAAAGGTAGTCTGGGTGGACGGGCCTAGAATCGGTAAGATCTTTAAGAAACTGCAGGAACAAAAGATCCCCGTTGGAGTGCCTGGAAAAGGTCAGTCCGTGTGGATTACCCTGGGATATCTATTTGCCAGCGAAGTCTCTGATGTGATTGCCTTGCACGACTGCGACATCGTCACCTACGATCGTCTGCTTCTCGGCCGTCTCATTGAACCCACGGCCAACCCCAACAACGACTTTGAGTTTTGTAAAGGCTATTATGCCCGCATTTCACCCACCGAGATGGAGATGAAGGGAAGAACCATGCGGCTTTTCGTGGCCCCTTTTGTCGAATCTCTTGTCAGCATCATGGATGATCGCCGCCATGCCGTGCTGGAACAGTTTTTTCGTTATCATCGTACCTTTCGTTATCCGCTGGCTGGGGAGTTCAGCTTTCTGACCCGCCTTGCGCGGGCCATAAACTTGGCCTACGACTGGGGCCTTGAGGTGAGTACTCTATCTGAAGTCTATAATCGTCTGACGCCAAAGAAGATTGCCCAGATCGACCTTTGCAAAAACTACGAGCACAAACACCAGGCGCTTTCCGAAGAGGATGCCAGCCATGGCCTCCATCGTATGGTCGTGGACATCGCTAAATTCTATTTGAACTACATGCGATCACACGGAATGCCCGTTGATAACGCTTTTATCGACATGGTTCAGCATACCTATTACAACACGGCCTTGAGCTTTGTGAAAAGTTACAGCGACGATGCCGAGTCGAACGACCTGGTATATGACAGGCACCAGGAAGAACTCACCGTCCGATACTTCAGAGATTTTCTCTCCACTGCCTGGGACCAGGCAATGGAAGAAAAGGATGGCACGCAGATTCCGTCGTGGAACCGGGTCATCTACTCTGTGCCAGATATCTATGAAGATCTGCTGGTGGCTGTGGAAAGGGACAATGCATAATGCCTGGATCATCACATGGATGAGTCTCTGAAAGTCTGGTTTCTTGCGCCCGAAGTTGCTCCATTTGCCAAAACCGGTGGCCTGGCCGATGTGGCAGGCTCGTTGCCAAGCGCCGTCAGAAGGCTGGGCATTGATGTGAGGGTCGGGCTTCCGCTTTATCGGACGGTAAAGGAAGGCAACTTCTCCATAAAAAAGGTTCTTCAGGGACTTGAAGTCCCATTAGGGGACAAGACACTTCCATGCGATGTGCTGGAGACAAGGACAAGTGAGGGGATCCTTGTCTATTTCTTCGACAGGGAAGATCTTTTTGACAGGGCCAACTTGTACGGAAATCAGGATGGCGATTATCCTGACAACCTGGAACGGTTTGCCTATTTCAGCCGCGCTGCCCTGGTTTTTGCAAAAGAGTCCGGGTTTTGTTTCGATGTGGCTCATTGTCACGATTGGCAAACCGGACTGATCCCAGCATATCTGAAAACCATCTGTCGGACAGATCCTTTTTTCTCTCAAGCCGCTTCAGTTTTTACGATTCACAACGTGGGTTATCAGGGGCTCTTTCCTGCTGACAGTCTTTCCGCCTGCGGCCTTCCCCCCAGTGAGTTCCATGCCGAAGGAGTTGAATACTGGGGAAAGATAAGCCTCTTGAAGGCAGGTATTGCATATACAAATGCAATAACTGCTGTCAGCCCCAGATACAGTCGGGAAATCCAGACGTCTGAATTCGGTATGGGCATGGACGGGATACTTCGAAACAGATCCGTTGACCTCTATGGTATCTTAAACGGAGTAGACTACAGCGCATGGGACCCTGCCATGGATATGCATATCAGCGTTCATTACAGCGTCGGCAACATGAAAGGCAAAGGGGCCTGCAAGGCTGCCCTTGTTCATGAGATGGGCCTTGATGAGCGCATCCTTGATCGGCCGGTGCTTGCGGTGATCTCCCGCCTTACCGTGCAGAAAGGCTATGATCTGCTGCTGGAGGTCGCAGAAGATGTGATCGGCATGGATGCAGGACTGGTGATACTTGCTGCAGGCGAGAAAAAGTATCAGCAGCCACTGGACGCACTGGCGCAAGAGCATCATAGAAGGATGGCGGTCAGGATAGGGTTTGATGATCCACTTGCGCACCGCATCATGGCGGGCTCTGACATGCTCCTGGTGCCTTCTCGCTATGAGCCGTGCGGGCTAACGCAGATCTACGCTTTGAAGTACGGAACAATGCCCATTGTCCGGGCCACGGGAGGCCTTGATGATACGATCTGCCAGTTTGATCCCAAGTCAGGAGAGGGAACCGGGTTTAAGTTTACCGAATACGACGCAATGGCCTTTTTGGATCAGATTAAGGCAGCCCTGAATGCCTATCATGACAGGAGAACCTGGAGGAAGGTGGTCAAAAATGGCATGAACGCGGACTTTTCCTGGGAAGAATCAGCCCGAAAATACGTCTCCCTATACCAACAGATTGCCGGAAAAGGAGCCTCACATGGCCAGAAAGTTTAAGGAAGTGCCGGCAAAAAACCTCCGGCTTCACATTGATCCCAAAAGCCTCAAATTTGATTCAACGGCCGAGCTTTGTCCTGCCGGCCGCGGCGTGGTGGGCCAGCATCGGGCCATCGAGGCCTTAAAGTTCGGCATTGGCATGAATGATCCTGAGTACAATATCTACGTGGCGGGAAGCACCGACACAGGCGCCACGTACATTGCCAGGGCTTTTTTAGAAGAAGTCGCCCGGAAAAAGCCACCACCACCTGACTGGTGTTATGTATACAACTTCAAAGAACCGGACAAACCGAAGGGGTTGAGACTGGCCAGCGGTCGAGGAAAAAAGCTCAAGAAGGCCATGGATGATCTTGTCGGGGTCTTAAAAAGCGATGTCCCGACAGCTTTTGCCGCTGATGAGTACCGGTACAAGGAACAGGTTCTCAGCAAGGAATTTGAGAATAAACGCCGCAAAGTTGTTGACGCCTTAAGGGACAAGGTGGAGGCCAAAGGCTTTCTGCTGCAACTGGATTCTCAAGGGGTCTCCATCATACCAGGCAAGAACGGCAAAATTATCCCTCCGGAGGAATTGGCCAAGTTCTCTGCCGAGGAAAAAAAAGCCTTGCGAAACAGGGGCGACCAACTGTCGGTGGAGATGAATCAGTCCATGACCGAGATCGGCAAGCTTGAGGCTGACTACCTTGAACGCCGCAAGAAGTTGGATGAAGATGTTGCGCTGTCGATTGTGGGAAAAGGGATGCAGGGCGCCTTTGTGAGATTCAAGAACCATGTTCAGGTCCTTGAATATCTTGAGAGGGTAAAAAAAGACATTGTCGAGCACATAGGGGATTTTCGTAAGGGCTCGGAGGAAAAATCTGTCCAGGTGCCTGTGCCAGGGATGGCCTGGTCCCCTGCCATAAACAAATACAGTGTGAACGTATTGATTGACAACTCTGAAACCACGGGCGCCCCTGTTGTCTACACTTCAAACCCGACCTATCCGGCCCTTTTTGGAAGGGTAGAAAAGGAGGCTGTTTTTGGCGCCCTGGTCACTGACTTTACAATGATCAAACCCGGCGCCCTGCACGAAGCCAACGGGGGATATTTGGTGTTGAAGTCTACGGAAATCCTGAAATGGTACTTTGCCTGGGAGGCCCTTAAGCGGGCTGTAAGGACCAAGGAAGTGAAGATTGAAGATGTGAGTGAGATGTATGGGTTTATGACCACCAAGACCTTAAAGCCCGAGCCCATACCCCTTGACGTTAAGCTCGTGGTTACTGGTGATCCGTATCTATATGAACTCCTCTACATTTACGATGATCGCTTCAAGCAGATGTTTAAGATCAAGGCCCACCTGGACGACCAGACGGATCGGAACAAAACGAGCGTCGGCCAATGCATTGAGTGCATGGCAAGGTTTTGCGAAGAAGAAAGCCTCAAGCATTTGGATCGGACTGGAATCGGCCGACTCATTGAATACAGCCTGGAAGTGGCCGGCAACAAAGACAAGGTGACCCTCAGGCTTGGCGCCATCGGAGACATTATCAAGGAGGCCAATTACTGGGCCGCTCAGGAGAAGGCGGAGCATATCAATACTACCCACGTGGAAAAGGCCATCGAGAAAAAGAAGTACCGGGCAAACCTGGTGGAAGAGCGGGTGCAGGATCTGATAAAGAAAGACATCTTGTGGGTTGAGACAGACGGCTGCAAGGTGGGCCAGGTCAACGGCCTGAGCATCCTGCAGACCGGTGACCATGTATTTGGAAAGCCTGGCCGGGTCACCGCTAATGTCTCCATGGGAAAAGAAGGTGTCATCACCATCGATCGAGAGTCACGGTTGAGCGGGAAGCTCCACACCAAAGGTGTTATTATCCTGAGCAGTTACCTGCGGGAGCGCTTTGCCCAGGACAGGCCCTTGACGCTCACAGCAAGCCTCTGTTTTGAGCAAACCTATGGCATGGTCGACGGCGACAGCGCATCGGCCACGGAGTTGTTTGCCCTGCTTTCTGCTATTGCAGATGTGCCTATTGCTCAAGGCATTGCCGCGACCGGTTCCGTTAGTCAGAAAGGAGAAATACAGCCCGTAGGCGGTGTTACACGCAAGATAGAAGGATTTTTTGACATCTGTAACCACAAGGGCCTGACCGGAAAACAAGGCGTCATCATGCCCAAAAAGAGTGTCAAAGATCTCATGCTAAAGAAAGAAGTCGTGGAAGCGGTCAAAAAAGGCAAGTTTCACATATATCCCATCAAGACCATTGAAGAAGGCGTTGAGATCCTGACAGGGATGAGAGCAGGTAAAAGGCGGAAAGACGGTGCGTACACAAAAGGAACGCTTTTCCGGCTGGTCGATGATCGTCTCAGGGGGTTGGCTGAAAGGGCAAGGGACTTTGCCAAGGAGAAGCAGGAGAAATAGGAATCCGTTCTTGTCAAAGACTACCGCGCCTCTTCCAGAGTCGCATGGCGCAACACACGAAAGGACGAAAGGCATTAAGACTGAAAAGGGGGGTGGCCATGGGTGGACATATGTGGCTGTTTGCTGTGTGTGGTGTAGGAGTGGGAATTGGCGCTGCTTTCTCCGGACTGGGCGGGGGCTTTTTGATGGTGCCCATTCTGCTTTTCCTGGGATATTCGGCCCAGAAGGCAGTGGGGACATCTTTTCTCGCCATTCTCGTGATTTCCATCTCTGCCCTTGTGGCCCACAACAAACTGGCAAACGTTGACTATAAGGCCGGTCTCTTGCTGGGCATCGGTGGCATCA is a genomic window containing:
- a CDS encoding sensor histidine kinase, which produces MAISEHIKKRLDEKKTDYTKYGFTRVESNALKTFFDLAQEFESIEDVYQVSVAIPRSFFELNARLYVIDPNENRLALVASAEGSQEDFGAPPPREIKAAERPYCTNCSMVLPIRGNEQLMGQLPFKTENNVIGILEVYPCKGLDRHQGFFFEKYANRIGFSMHMRFLLRKNVEHVRFIKGLVADIEHNVIVPNMVYKLFLRRLRGKILKNREIEELLRKLSSMPESQVKRAEVEPLLAELTEVNNGLTEEFGNIEKHYESTSLFLETLLRKSHFDEGRLTLHTKACNMKKTVIAPQLERLFSRFAEKGIAIYDEYSGTPDEEALSVVDVGLMAQVYGNLFSNALKYTQEVIADKGEAKKYIAYGRKALRDYFGPGKDGVRYNVFSTGPHILLEEREKIFDEGYRGVGSSKRPGTGHGLTFMKNAVEIHGGVAGYEAIQYGNDFYFVLPE
- a CDS encoding glycosyl transferase, with the protein product MSEFHQEGSITTIHGFYDLFDPEQQLARLERKLERFSRHMCISLLLPSLFDEIHMPKVLDNIIDQINQVNYLCSVVVALGGAKEKAEFRQAKEYFYRLKKDDREVKVVWVDGPRIGKIFKKLQEQKIPVGVPGKGQSVWITLGYLFASEVSDVIALHDCDIVTYDRLLLGRLIEPTANPNNDFEFCKGYYARISPTEMEMKGRTMRLFVAPFVESLVSIMDDRRHAVLEQFFRYHRTFRYPLAGEFSFLTRLARAINLAYDWGLEVSTLSEVYNRLTPKKIAQIDLCKNYEHKHQALSEEDASHGLHRMVVDIAKFYLNYMRSHGMPVDNAFIDMVQHTYYNTALSFVKSYSDDAESNDLVYDRHQEELTVRYFRDFLSTAWDQAMEEKDGTQIPSWNRVIYSVPDIYEDLLVAVERDNA
- the glgA gene encoding glycogen synthase GlgA, giving the protein MDESLKVWFLAPEVAPFAKTGGLADVAGSLPSAVRRLGIDVRVGLPLYRTVKEGNFSIKKVLQGLEVPLGDKTLPCDVLETRTSEGILVYFFDREDLFDRANLYGNQDGDYPDNLERFAYFSRAALVFAKESGFCFDVAHCHDWQTGLIPAYLKTICRTDPFFSQAASVFTIHNVGYQGLFPADSLSACGLPPSEFHAEGVEYWGKISLLKAGIAYTNAITAVSPRYSREIQTSEFGMGMDGILRNRSVDLYGILNGVDYSAWDPAMDMHISVHYSVGNMKGKGACKAALVHEMGLDERILDRPVLAVISRLTVQKGYDLLLEVAEDVIGMDAGLVILAAGEKKYQQPLDALAQEHHRRMAVRIGFDDPLAHRIMAGSDMLLVPSRYEPCGLTQIYALKYGTMPIVRATGGLDDTICQFDPKSGEGTGFKFTEYDAMAFLDQIKAALNAYHDRRTWRKVVKNGMNADFSWEESARKYVSLYQQIAGKGASHGQKV
- a CDS encoding AAA family ATPase, with amino-acid sequence MARKFKEVPAKNLRLHIDPKSLKFDSTAELCPAGRGVVGQHRAIEALKFGIGMNDPEYNIYVAGSTDTGATYIARAFLEEVARKKPPPPDWCYVYNFKEPDKPKGLRLASGRGKKLKKAMDDLVGVLKSDVPTAFAADEYRYKEQVLSKEFENKRRKVVDALRDKVEAKGFLLQLDSQGVSIIPGKNGKIIPPEELAKFSAEEKKALRNRGDQLSVEMNQSMTEIGKLEADYLERRKKLDEDVALSIVGKGMQGAFVRFKNHVQVLEYLERVKKDIVEHIGDFRKGSEEKSVQVPVPGMAWSPAINKYSVNVLIDNSETTGAPVVYTSNPTYPALFGRVEKEAVFGALVTDFTMIKPGALHEANGGYLVLKSTEILKWYFAWEALKRAVRTKEVKIEDVSEMYGFMTTKTLKPEPIPLDVKLVVTGDPYLYELLYIYDDRFKQMFKIKAHLDDQTDRNKTSVGQCIECMARFCEEESLKHLDRTGIGRLIEYSLEVAGNKDKVTLRLGAIGDIIKEANYWAAQEKAEHINTTHVEKAIEKKKYRANLVEERVQDLIKKDILWVETDGCKVGQVNGLSILQTGDHVFGKPGRVTANVSMGKEGVITIDRESRLSGKLHTKGVIILSSYLRERFAQDRPLTLTASLCFEQTYGMVDGDSASATELFALLSAIADVPIAQGIAATGSVSQKGEIQPVGGVTRKIEGFFDICNHKGLTGKQGVIMPKKSVKDLMLKKEVVEAVKKGKFHIYPIKTIEEGVEILTGMRAGKRRKDGAYTKGTLFRLVDDRLRGLAERARDFAKEKQEK
- a CDS encoding sulfite exporter TauE/SafE family protein translates to MGGHMWLFAVCGVGVGIGAAFSGLGGGFLMVPILLFLGYSAQKAVGTSFLAILVISISALVAHNKLANVDYKAGLLLGIGGIIGAQIGARLVEGISTANFKKIFSFILLGLAVYLFLKK